The Cinclus cinclus chromosome 28, bCinCin1.1, whole genome shotgun sequence DNA window CAGTgtgcaccccaaacccctcacgGGGACAGTTCCCCCCTCCCTgtgatgggaatggggacaggagcaTGAAGATgatgctgccagcagcttcTGAACCATTCCAAAGGTATGAGAAGGAACTGCCCATGGGGTTAGGGGAAGTGCCCCCTGGATctctccctccctgtcctcTGGAGCCCGTGGGAGCTCAGCTCTGAGCCCCGGGGGTCCTGGCCATGCGATGCTCTCCTTTTCGCTTCCGGCGAGGCCCAACCTCCGCCACAGATTCCTCGGTCACCGCGGCTATGCCAGGAATGTGGACGCCTCCTCCCAAATGGAGACCAGCTGCCAGTGCCGGCAGCATCTCCGGCAGCGTCGTCTCGGCCCCGGCCCACAAGGGAAGGGAAAGTTCTTTTGgcctggggagggaagggccTGCAAATCCCGAATGCTGTCCTGCCCGACCCTAGCCCAGCACCTCTGATATTCAGCTGGCATCTGGGGGTGGCCCCAGGGCAGCCACCAACTTCTAGCCCATCCTGTCCCTTCCTAGTTCCATTATGTGCTGAGGCCATGAGTCCTTAGGGATCCTGGACACAGGGAGATGCTGTGATGGGCACAGTCCAGCCCCGCTATGTGGTAGGGAGATACTCTAGTCCCAAACAGAAGCTCAACCAATGCAGAACGCAGATCACCCTCACGACACCACACGTGTCCTGGCTGGGGAATGCTACAGTCCCACCAGCTGATTTTCTGGAGCACGAGTAGCTGAAGCCagttcctcttccctccccatgGCCCGCTGGAGGATTTCCCAGGTCATGGGGTGTGCACAGTGGACCAGCCCCAGAGAGATCCCACCACAGCCCAGTCTGCAAGGGCTCGCACAGACTGGGAGCGTGTCACTGGTTTAACTGGTTCCCAGTCGGTGATGTCACCTCCATCAGACACACCGGGGCAGTCGGACTGGCTCATGTCTCGCTGAATCAACACGAAGCACCAAGAACACGCGGCAGCCCCGGCGCGTGTCACCCgctcagctggggcagcccagccccaggcaggctgGGGCCCGTCCGCTCCCCGTTACGAAATGCAAATCCCCTGCGAGGCCAGGTAAGGAGCGCCCTGCCACGGCCACCACATCCCGCCACCACATGTCCCTTCTCTTGCCTGCCCTGGCCCCGTCCAGGTGTCCCCGGGCAGAGCACATTCAAACCACAGGCCACCTGCCCCGGGGTGACCACGGCTCAATCTCTGCTCGcctggggctgggcacagccacCGACCTGCGGctgctgtgtccccagagcccccccGGCCCGGCAGGACCCCCGTGTGCTGTCGAGGGGGCAGGagggtgctggcagctgcctgcaccCCCCCGGCACCAGGATCTCTCCTAGGGGTGCGAACAGCTCAGCCGGAGGCTCCTACCCCTCTTTGCCCTTCCGGCCCCGCGGCACTTCGGCGGGAGGGTCACCGGGGCCAAAAGCCGCATCCCCCAGAGACGCTGCCAGGTCGGAGCATCCCGCAGAGCGAAGTGGAGCTGAGGGAAAGCAGAAACCGTAGAAGCTTCGTGGAGCTGCTCCGGAGCCGCGCAGGACAGAGGCGATCGCCCGCAGCCCCCGGTGTGACGGGAAGGGTGCCACGCGGTTTGCCAGGAGCAGCGGAGCCTCAGCGGCCACCGCACGGAAGACACCCAGCGCCGGTCCCCCAAGACACCTCCCCGGGACCCTCTAGGCAGCCTCAGGGCAACCCGAGACTGGGAGCCCACTTCGGTATCACCAGTCCTCAGAGAACCTTCGTACACTGGGTCTTTCAGTTCCGTATCCTCCCGGGAAGCCCCGGATTTCCATCTTCCCGGAATCACCCAACTTCACTCTTGGCCGGCTCTGCATTCCTGGGGCATACCGGAAAAACCTCCGGCTCTCCAGAACCCGGGATGCAACCGGGACGCCCCAGCATCACCGGGATGCTCGGCTCTCCCGAGCCTCCGGGAGCACCGGCAGCCAGAGCGTCCGGTGGCCCCGGTATCCCCCAAGCCCCCGCTTCATTCCCGTCCGGCGTTCCCGGTACCGCCCGGCCCCCGCCGCGGCTCACCCGGTTCTTGACTTCGGCGGAGAGACCGTAGGACGGGCCCTTGTTGAACTGGGAGCTGCTCATGCCGGGGAACACAGCCGGTACCGGAGCGGGGAGCGGGCAACGGGGCCGGTACCGGAGCGGGGtcgggcgggccgggggcggggtCGGGCCCGCCCCAACCCTCCGCGTTGATTGGACAAGGAGAAATGTCCAAATAAGGGCAGGAGCGACCGATTCGAGGGGAGGGTCCCGAACCCCGACACTGGGGCTCGGGGAGCACCGGGAGGCACCGGGAGTCGGGGAAGCCCGGAGCCGAGACTGGAGCTGTCACGGACACAGGGCACACACACGCGGGCACACGCGTGTGCATCCCTGTAGGCGGGTGTGGgcgcacacacagacacacaaaacacacactACACACACACGCGCACTCACACGTTCACTCACTCATTCACACGCACCCACGGTCACGCAGGGCACGCCTACGCCTTCCCTCGTCCTCGCACCTCCCCGACACCATCCCGCTCCCCTTGCCTCTTCCCCGGTTGAGCCCGTGTCCCCACGGAGCCGGCATTAAGTTCCACGCGAGACGGCCcgacccggcccggccccgcggggaGGTCCCGGGACGAAGCGGGGGGGACACCATCACCTCCCCCGACAGCCCGCGGGGCTGGCAGCCGGCccgagcagcccctgggcagcAGACCGGGGTTCCCACGCTGCACCCGGCCCGGCCCTCAGTGGGGCTTTATCCGACGTCCCCCGGCTAGAACCCTTGTGAGGCCGCGATGCCCCGTGGGTGGGAGAGTCACGGGTGGGACTGTGGGTGCGCAGGGCCCGGTGGGGACAGGGGGCAGGGCTGTGACCCCAGAGGATCGGTCCCGGCACTGACACAGAGcccagggaagggcagaggcaggagcatCCCACGAGTGGGAGCCCAGAGCGCCCCATCCCACTCGCCCCTACACATGAGGCCTCCAGAGAGATGGAGCTTGTCCTCCCTGGATGGACGGACACCCCCAAATAGGGTGAACTCCCCAAAGGGTGGGAGTCCCACGGGGGCCAGCACCGATCCCACAGAGTGGGGCTCAGGCCCCCCACCCCTCTGTAAGCCCTGGACTGCAGCACTGAAACCTTCTCAAACGTCCCCAGAAGTGCCGGGGTCCCgctgctccctgtgaccccGCAGGGCAGCCAGGGTGCCCCTGGCCCCAGCCTCGCTCCTCGGTGCGAGTTCGGCTTTTCCTGTTTCAGGTCGGGCTGCGAAGCTGATGAGGAAACGAGGCGGCGTCACACGCGCCCTCCTGACACTGCTCCCCGCGAATGTGACCGGCGCCGTGAGGAACCGGCAGGGCGGCCGGGCCGAgagaggggctgagggcagcGGCTCGGCCCCCGGGGAACCATGTTCTCCCGGAAGAAGAGGGAGCTGATAAAAACCCCCTCCATCTCCAAGAAAAGCCGAGCGGGAAGCCCCGTCCCACAGACCCTGCCGGTGAGTGTGTCCgtcccccccccctccaccccccgGGGTTGTAGGGGCAACAGCACCCACGGAACTGCTGGGTAGAGCCACAGGTTGGCACAGGTTGGGGGTCCCGGATACGTCCAGGAGGTGTGTGAAGAGGAGGGAAACGAGAAAGAGCCCTACTCACGGGGAATTTTGCCCCAGATGAAGGGGACGGAGCAGCCGCCGAAGGAGGTgggagggcaggaagggacagggaggaaATGGGGGGGCTGTGGCCGCGGGTTTGGCAAGGACAGTCTCACAAACCTCCGTGGGGACCAGGACGGCAGCGGGGCGACCTCAGATTCGGCCAGCCCCGCTGCCTCGGCTCTGccagatatttatttattgacgtgtggaccccccccccccccccccccggtacTGGAGGGGCCAGGAGGAAACGCTACCGGGCCGGGGCTCCCCGGTGCACCCCGCACTGCCCGCCCCGCGCCTGCGCCCCAGTCCCGGTGCGTGGGGCGAGACCGGGCTGGCACGATGCGGCCGACTGCGACCCGGAGTCCACCCGCGGCTCCTTAGCAAGGGAcacccatccccatccccgtcccGACTCCCCGGGAGAGGGGCCTATGGGTGGTGGTCAGCGGGATGCTCGGCCGGGCTGCGGGCAAGAAAAGCTACAGCCCCTCGGCGGCGGCGGGCAGAGCCCACCCGCCCCAGCGCTCCCTGGACTCGCTGCCCCGCACGCCCGCCGTGAGGCTGACGGTACGGCCGGGGACACCCCGGGGCGCCGGAGGGAGGGACGGGGGGCTCCGGGGCCGCTGCAACCCGGGAGGACCGAGACATGGGCTGGGTTGGCCCTCAAGCGTTTTGGGGTGGAGGCCTTTCTGCCTCCTTGTAGCCCCATGGTGGTCTGCCCCCCCCCACTCCTCGGGCATGGGCCCCCCCGTTCGCCCTCGCCCGCGGAAGCCTCGTGGTCTCGGTGCTTCGTGTCTGCTCCGCCGGTGCCAAAAACACTTCCGGCAGCGCCCGGCTTGGGATGCTCAGAACCTGCACGTTCGTGTCACACCGGGTGCCGAGGGTCACTGGTGGGAGCTGCTGCGggggctgaggggctgcaggttCCCCTCCCCACGCCCAGAGACTCTTGTTGGATGTGTGGCTCCCAAGCCATGCACGGCTCTGAACAGTGCCAGTAGCAGCCCCTCATTCAGTCCAATTTTACCCCTAGAAATTTGGGGCTTCCTCCATCTGTAAAATACCTGCAAAGCACCCAACAATAGCCTAGGAGATGTCCCTgtctctgcctcctcccccagcatgggagcagctgaaaaagaggaagagttaTGCAGATGCATCCTGCTGCCATTTTGCTGTGTTGGGGATGGGCAGCCCCATCACGGTGGATGCTGGGGTGGACAAGCAGTGTCACCCACACTGTCACTGTGAGCCCCTCATGACAAACACCCTGAGGAGCTGACAGGGGTTGGTGGGGGCAGCCAGGAAAATGCCCAGACCCTACCCACTCTCCCAAGATGGTCCTCGAAGGGGATCCCTacctggggaaactgaggcacgacATATCTGCAGGGTCTGGCACCAGCCCCTCAAGGCAACAACTTATTCCCCAGCATGGTGGTGTGGGGGTGTTTCCCTCTCTGTGGTCCCCACCATGCTGGCAGTTCCCTCACGCTCACCCTTGCTCCCCAGGACCTCTCTCGCAAGGATTGCCTGGAGGCACCGGGCTCCAGCACGGGGGAGCTGCCCCCGGGCAGTGccaagctcagcagcagccccagcaccgTGGGCACCCTGAAGCGCCCCACCAGCCTGAGCCGCCATGCCAGCGCCGCCGGCTTCTCCCTGCCCGCAGCCCCCCGCGCCGTGCCCAAGGGCCACAAGACCCCCACGTCCTACAGCCCCATGGACGGAGGGGACAGTCCCTTCATCGACCCCGAGGACATCTCCCAGCTGCTGGCGGATGTCGCCCGTTTTGCCGAAGCCCTGGAGAAGCTGCGGGATGTGGTGCTGCGCGATGGTGAGTGCCCACCCGGTATCAAACACCTGCATCGCAGCACCCTGGCACAGACCCACCGGTGGGTGGGGGTCTCTGCCTGGCCCAGAGGGCACCAGAACCCCTGGGGGACCGTGCAGCCTCAGTCAGAGGTGGTGGGTGAGTGGAGCTCGGAGCCAGGATAACTCAGCTTCCTGCCACGAGCTATTTTCATCCGCCCGTTTTCCTGTTTACAGCGCTGCAGTGCCAGCCGCCTGCCAGGGCCCCCCGACCCCCGTGGGGTGCTGGGCACGgccccccagcaccccagggcggccagcaggaggggctgggtgGTCTGCAGGCTCACAAGCAGTTCTCCTTGCCCGAGGAGACACACGGAATTCATCTATCCCGTGGTCTGGGGGGCACATGAAACCACCCAGTGTCAGTGCTGGTTTTGCAGAAACCCCTTCCCAACCCTGAGCtgggggctgggatggggaggggccTTTTTCTGGCTGGGCAGTGGGGGTTGatctgccatcccagcgcttCTCTGAGGGAGGTTCCTCACTTGCTTACCGGGATTTCAGTCCCCAGCCCTAGCCCTGCACTGGGGGGTCCTGGCCAGACCCCTGGGTTGGCAACTGGAGCCCACAGAAGGGGGCATCCCGGGGGGAACCTGTGAGATGCAGCAAGCCTGGCTGGACCAGGCCCATCCCTCTCGGCTGGGAGCGTCCGTCcggcaggagggagggaaggaaatggAGGAAATTCCCAAACTGCTTTCAAGGGAAAAAGTTactgtggaggaaaaaaatgcctcaAAGGTCAGACTGCCCCCAAGGCAAcaccaggctgggcaggagctaCACGGCCACGGCTGTGGGGAGGTGCTGGACAAGCAGGATGTGACCATGCTGGTCCTGGGAAGCTCTGAGGCCAGGGGGATTTGCTACATGGTCTGGGAGATGGCAGGTCCCTGCCTGGGACGTGGCTGGCAGGGGGTGATGTAAACAGAGgagggacacaggacagggatgcAGAGCAGAGACACGGCGCAGGGACAAGGATGCAGCATCTCAGCCCCCCTCTCTTGCAGACCCCAAGAAGCCCCAGCGGCCACTGGCTCACGAGTGCCTGGGTGAAACCCTGCGCATCCTGCGCCAGGTCATCAACAAATACCCACAGCTCAACACCCTGGAGATCCTGACAGCTGCCGGGACCCTCATCTCCAAAGTCAAGGGTGAGACAGTGTGGCTGggagctctgtcctgctcccctcctgccccacagtgggatggggggagctggggagcCCATGGAGGGGCTGCCAGGAGTGGAGCTGCCCCATGGGCTGGTGGAGAGGGTGAAAGCATCGTCTGCCTCTTGCTGTGGTTCAGCTTTAAGGATGATGTAGTATCAGAAATGACAGATCCTGCCTGGGGGTTTCCAGGCACaagccaaaggaaaaacactgaaaaaatcggatcctgctcctggcagcctCTTGTGTTTATGAAGCGGGATCTGGGAGGTCAGATCCCAGCTGGGCACCACCTCCCACCGCTGTCACCCACGGGGAGAGGGCGACTGCAGCTACCACAGGCGCAGCACAACCTTCTGAGTCACCCCTGGTTTCCTGGACACCCCACAGCAACTGCAGGGGACAGGATGGCAGGGGGGCTGCCCCCTTGTCCCACACAGGGATGGGAGAAAGCAGatccctccccaccccaagGGGCTGACCTGGGGTCTGCCcaggagccctggctgctggtgTCCCATGGTGTGGGAGCCTGCCAAGTGCTGTTGGTcccatttcctgctgctggtggtggttCCTCATTTAACTGTGAGCAAGAGCCCTCCTGGAGGAGTTCATCCTGCTTGGAGAGGGATCTGGAGGAGCCATGAGGCAGGGCAGGCAGTTGAACAGGTCCAGTAGCACTTTTCCAGCAGCCCTGAGTAACGGGAATAAACAGAAACAAGAGCCAAGGGATGCTGTCAGGGACGTCAGTCCTGGGAAGAAGGAGGGGGAAACTACTGCACTGGAAAAATCCATCATCCATAGGGATGATCCTTCCCACTGCTCCTTTGATTcgccccagccccttccccagccccaaatccccctctGATACCAGCATGAACTGGCAGGTCTTTCTACTGAGACAGAGACAGCTGCTTGTGGCAACAGGGCTCCCACATTTCCTCATCTCCAGGTTTCCACTATGAATCCAACAATGATTTGGACAAGTGGGAGTTCGAGAAGGCCGTGGAGACCATCGCTGTGTCCTTCAGCAGCACGTAAGGGAGTTTGGGCATCCATCCCCTGGAGACagcctgtgtcactgtccctgtgctgaaCCCTGCCATGCTCCTCTCCCTACAGGGTGTCTGAGTTCCTCATGGGGGAGGTGGACAGCAGCACCATCCTCTCTATCCCACCCAGTGACCAGAACCAGGTGAGTGATGCCTGGATACCTGGATGCTCCCACCATGTGGAGCTCGGGATTGTGcagggctctggctgctccccTCACCTCTGGTGTGAGCCCAGAGCAGGATGTTGCTCCAGTGATAGTTCCATTAActcctgggcacagcctgggcacagcctgggcacagcctgggcacagctgacTTCCAGCAGTGGCCAAAAGGCTCCAGCTTCCATCCATCTGCCAGTCCCTCCATCTGCTCCCCATCCTCTTGGCTGACCAGTCCCTCCTCTTTCCCAATTCCCAAAGGCCATGGAGAGCCTCTATGGGGGGATTCCTGGGCCTGGAGGAGATGGAGTGCCCTCAGGCATGGACAGCTATGACACAGGTAAGCAGGATGAGTCTGggtgcagggtttggggtttgtgcAGGAACCGGCACCTTCCCCATCATCGCTGCCGTCCTGAGCCACATGTGACTCCTCAGCTGgtgaaggcagcagagctggtggcaccagggctggcacagaACTGGGGGGGGTTTGCACTGGAAGCTCATGGAGTGTCTGTCCCTCCACAGCCCGTCCTCCGGCCGAGGAAGTTGATGTGATGCTGCAGCGCTGTGAGGGGGGGGTGGACGCTGCCCTCCAGTATGCCAAAACCATCTCCAAGTACATGAAGGACCTGATCGGGTATCTGGACAAAAGGACCACACTGGGTGAGTGGGGGGGACAGCAGGTGAGTCCCTTCTGGAGCAGGGTTGAGACATAGGACCAGCTGAGGTTCCCCCTGGAGGAGGCTgatgctgccagggcagtgggaACCTCACTCCTCAAGTTCctcattaatttttcaaaaggagATTGGGTTCCACCAGGGAAATCCCAGTGTCTCATGGGTCTTTTCACTTTCAACCTTTTCCTTCCAGAGATGGAATTTGCCAAAACGCTCCAGAAGATAGCAAACAGCTGCAAGCAAACCATCAGTCAGGAGGTAAATCCCCAAGTCCCTGAAGCCCCCAGTGCTGGACTGGGAGCCAGCAGCCCTGGAAAGCCCATTCCATGTGCCCCAGTTCAGGAGGACATGGGGGCAGCTCTCCAGAGATCTGCCTGGAGAAATTCAGGATGGGGCTTTTACCAGCAGTCACCAGCCTTACCTTGCCTCTGGCTCTTCCTCCCCAGAGGACACATCTCCTGGGGCTCACACTGCGTGCTGAGGCTCAGAGAGATgtgttttccctctccccagaCCAACGTGCCTTTCCTGTCCATCTATCTGCTGGCCCTGGAGCAGGACGTGGAGTACGGGACCTCAGTTGTGCAGGCAGCCAACACCCTGCAGCACCAAACCTTCCTCATGGTGAGGGGATAGAAGGTCCTTCCTTGGGGCTGGAGCTCCTGGTGTTGCAGAGGTGGCTCTTAGCTCAGTCCAGAGGGAACCTGCATCCAGCACTTCCCAGGCTGTGGACTCTCATCCCTGGCATAAACCAATGCCTGTGACCTGTCCTGGGAGTGATAGTGGCCACCACAGGGCACTTCTCCATGCAGAGTCTTGgtgagggcagagcaggagtgcTCAGCTCAGGTCATCATGGGGCtgttcctccctccctccccttgcAGCCACTGATGGTGAGACGCCTGGAACATGAGAAACGCAGGAAGGAGATCAAGGACCAGTGGCACCGGGCACAGAGGAAACTGGTGAGTGACTGGGTTTGTGTTCCCAAAAACTCAGTGACACCTCCTCTGAGGGTGCTGGGCACCCTGGTCCTCTCCAGCAGCATTgggtggctctgctgtgctgggagaccctggcaggagctgctcacccCCTTAGTGGGCTCCACCCTCACCCTGGCTCCCCCTGGCAGCAAGAGGCAGAGGGGAACCTGCGCAAGGCCAAGCAGACGTACATGCAGCGCAGCGAGGAGCACGACAAGGCCAAGTACATGGTGGtgaaagcagaggaggagcagcaaaACATGACCAGCAGCATCACGACCAAAACCCTGGACAAGAAGAGGCGGCTGGAAGAGGAAGCCAAGAACAAGGTAGGAGGGTGACAGCTCTGGAGGGGCCTCCTCACTCCTTCTGTCCCCTGAGCCACGTGGAGTGAACTGATCCTCAGGAATGCCTGGATGAACAGGAGTTGTTCTTATTCTCCTCACCTCTGAGCTGTTCCCATCTCTTGCTCTCCCAACTCCCAGGCAGAAGAGGCCATGGCTACATATCGCACCTGTGTGGCTGATGCAAACACgcagaagcaggagctggaggacacCAAGGTGAACTCCCTGCGGCAGATCCATGAAGTGATCAAACAGACTGACCAGGTCATCAAGTCGGTGagtggggccaggctggggtgtccccagggcaggaggtggctgtgccctgctctggagAACTCAGAGCTGCCTTCCAGCAGAGCTACCCCTATTCCAGAGGGCATTTGGGTGGATACAGAGCTCCCCTCTCCCTCATGCTCAGAAAAGCACTGCTTTGTCCTGATTTCCCACCTAACCCAGAACTCCTCACACGCCAGCCCAAGCTCACATCTATCCCTCTCCACACCACTTTTAGGCCACCATCTCCTTCTACCAGGCCATGCACATGCAGACAGCGCCGCTGCCCGTGAATTTCCAGACTCTGTGTGAGAGCAGCAAGCTGTACGACCCAGGCCAGCAGTATGCATCCCACGTCCGGCAGCTGCAGCGCGGCGACGAGCCCGACGTCCAGTATGACTTCGAGCCCTATGTGTCCCACAATGCCTGGTAAAGGAGAGGGTTAATTCCTGGGTAATGCTTCAGTTCAGCCCTGTTCCCTTAGTTATCTTCTGCCACCCACGCTCTCCTTCAGGAGGCAGGATGATTTTCAGCATTCCtgaaggcagctcctgctgcgagcagctggggctggaccAGCTGGGAATTGCCCTCTTATCTTTCAATGGATGAGACAGGCTGTTGAGTATTTAAGAGACTGTGATTCCTGAGACTGGTAGATGGCAGCCATGGGTAAAATTTCCAAATGTTCTTCCTTCCCATCcacattcccttttcccctccaggTCTCCCTTTACTCGGCCACGGAAGGGCAGCTTCACTGCCAGCGAGTTCTCCACGAGTGCAGAGGGGGCCAGGGCTGGCtcagaaggagcagcaggagccaaggAGTCACCaagtggggctggagcagccgaGCAAAGAGGTGAGTCTGGAGCCCCAG harbors:
- the ARHGAP45 gene encoding rho GTPase-activating protein 45 isoform X1, with the translated sequence MLGRAAGKKSYSPSAAAGRAHPPQRSLDSLPRTPAVRLTDLSRKDCLEAPGSSTGELPPGSAKLSSSPSTVGTLKRPTSLSRHASAAGFSLPAAPRAVPKGHKTPTSYSPMDGGDSPFIDPEDISQLLADVARFAEALEKLRDVVLRDDPKKPQRPLAHECLGETLRILRQVINKYPQLNTLEILTAAGTLISKVKGFHYESNNDLDKWEFEKAVETIAVSFSSTVSEFLMGEVDSSTILSIPPSDQNQAMESLYGGIPGPGGDGVPSGMDSYDTARPPAEEVDVMLQRCEGGVDAALQYAKTISKYMKDLIGYLDKRTTLEMEFAKTLQKIANSCKQTISQETNVPFLSIYLLALEQDVEYGTSVVQAANTLQHQTFLMPLMVRRLEHEKRRKEIKDQWHRAQRKLQEAEGNLRKAKQTYMQRSEEHDKAKYMVVKAEEEQQNMTSSITTKTLDKKRRLEEEAKNKAEEAMATYRTCVADANTQKQELEDTKVNSLRQIHEVIKQTDQVIKSATISFYQAMHMQTAPLPVNFQTLCESSKLYDPGQQYASHVRQLQRGDEPDVQYDFEPYVSHNAWSPFTRPRKGSFTASEFSTSAEGARAGSEGAAGAKESPSGAGAAEQRGGRGHQVHKSWPISVADADSSLDSSAGEFSHKLQRLSSNGTASSSEELEEKDGTTTPFDQSINGITPELAAPTGPFRNVGLSKAAQTHRLRKLRAPSKCRECNSYVYFQGAECEECYLACHKKCLETLAIQCGHKKLQGKLQLFGQDFTKASQGSPDGIPFIVKKCISEIEKRALKTKGIYRVNGVKTRVEKLCQAFENGKELVELSQASPHDISNVLKLYLRQLPEPLMPFRLYNELMGLAKESLQGGEAKGRSGKGGPELVDRGADTDQVVLSLVLKLRELLKELPCENMATLQYLLQHLRRIMEVEQDNKMTSGNLGIVFGPTLMRPRPTDATISLSSLVDYPHQARIIEALIIFYPTIFEHKDLAPASRRGSGAREEVASGAEQAHTGSQPVAPLGTSPYSELPSEKSSLAFSADSLAESGDRSVDSDSELEDGGEPRTHLTKQGSETSTEEVHFCDEGSEGPRSRSCSVGQSDAEGSAPHCCSPGDEQSDVEEHPESHSPATPKDATNQPSTPRGHGSHELQPRLT
- the ARHGAP45 gene encoding rho GTPase-activating protein 45 isoform X2, which translates into the protein MFSRKKRELIKTPSISKKSRAGSPVPQTLPDLSRKDCLEAPGSSTGELPPGSAKLSSSPSTVGTLKRPTSLSRHASAAGFSLPAAPRAVPKGHKTPTSYSPMDGGDSPFIDPEDISQLLADVARFAEALEKLRDVVLRDDPKKPQRPLAHECLGETLRILRQVINKYPQLNTLEILTAAGTLISKVKGFHYESNNDLDKWEFEKAVETIAVSFSSTVSEFLMGEVDSSTILSIPPSDQNQAMESLYGGIPGPGGDGVPSGMDSYDTARPPAEEVDVMLQRCEGGVDAALQYAKTISKYMKDLIGYLDKRTTLEMEFAKTLQKIANSCKQTISQETNVPFLSIYLLALEQDVEYGTSVVQAANTLQHQTFLMPLMVRRLEHEKRRKEIKDQWHRAQRKLQEAEGNLRKAKQTYMQRSEEHDKAKYMVVKAEEEQQNMTSSITTKTLDKKRRLEEEAKNKAEEAMATYRTCVADANTQKQELEDTKVNSLRQIHEVIKQTDQVIKSATISFYQAMHMQTAPLPVNFQTLCESSKLYDPGQQYASHVRQLQRGDEPDVQYDFEPYVSHNAWSPFTRPRKGSFTASEFSTSAEGARAGSEGAAGAKESPSGAGAAEQRGGRGHQVHKSWPISVADADSSLDSSAGEFSHKLQRLSSNGTASSSEELEEKDGTTTPFDQSINGITPELAAPTGPFRNVGLSKAAQTHRLRKLRAPSKCRECNSYVYFQGAECEECYLACHKKCLETLAIQCGHKKLQGKLQLFGQDFTKASQGSPDGIPFIVKKCISEIEKRALKTKGIYRVNGVKTRVEKLCQAFENGKELVELSQASPHDISNVLKLYLRQLPEPLMPFRLYNELMGLAKESLQGGEAKGRSGKGGPELVDRGADTDQVVLSLVLKLRELLKELPCENMATLQYLLQHLRRIMEVEQDNKMTSGNLGIVFGPTLMRPRPTDATISLSSLVDYPHQARIIEALIIFYPTIFEHKDLAPASRRGSGAREEVASGAEQAHTGSQPVAPLGTSPYSELPSEKSSLAFSADSLAESGDRSVDSDSELEDGGEPRTHLTKQGSETSTEEVHFCDEGSEGPRSRSCSVGQSDAEGSAPHCCSPGDEQSDVEEHPESHSPATPKDATNQPSTPRGHGSHELQPRLT